Proteins co-encoded in one Opitutus terrae PB90-1 genomic window:
- a CDS encoding cell envelope integrity protein TolA has protein sequence MLSATLHGVLAALVLYFTYGLSDRMKENPTIFELVAGEGDNYMATEAPALGTPSGIKLAIPELPPAKAAPEPVLAPPPPPEPVIQRAPERKAPVVAKATPAPEEVKIRDFSKDVTRISNKRQARLEAAEKKRREAAERKAKEEALKSQRMTKADFDRQNKSKPSPSAKGGSSVKVARIDAQGIAKGVIGGSTANKVGGAGGTALTRAEGDAIDAYTALLARKIKTELDEKPGVGAGLIVEVEVRILADGTLTGFRIIDSSGSQEFDQAVREAFATMQMPPRPKGLSELQRFPIRGVE, from the coding sequence TTGCTTTCGGCGACGCTGCACGGCGTGCTCGCCGCGCTGGTGCTGTATTTCACCTACGGGCTGAGCGACCGGATGAAGGAGAACCCGACGATCTTCGAATTGGTCGCGGGCGAGGGCGACAACTACATGGCGACCGAAGCGCCGGCGCTCGGCACGCCGAGCGGGATCAAGTTGGCCATTCCGGAATTACCGCCGGCGAAGGCGGCGCCCGAGCCGGTGCTCGCGCCACCACCGCCGCCCGAGCCGGTCATCCAGCGCGCGCCGGAGCGCAAGGCGCCGGTGGTCGCCAAGGCGACGCCAGCGCCGGAAGAGGTGAAGATCCGGGATTTTTCGAAGGACGTGACTCGCATTTCCAACAAGCGGCAGGCGCGGTTGGAGGCGGCGGAGAAAAAGCGCCGCGAAGCGGCGGAGCGGAAAGCGAAGGAAGAGGCGTTGAAGAGCCAGCGGATGACCAAGGCCGATTTCGACCGCCAAAACAAAAGCAAGCCCAGCCCGAGCGCGAAAGGCGGCAGCTCGGTCAAGGTGGCGCGGATCGACGCGCAAGGAATTGCGAAAGGCGTCATCGGTGGCTCGACCGCGAACAAGGTGGGCGGCGCCGGCGGCACGGCACTCACGCGGGCCGAAGGCGATGCGATCGACGCTTATACCGCGTTGCTCGCGCGGAAGATCAAGACGGAGCTCGACGAGAAACCCGGCGTCGGCGCCGGACTCATCGTCGAGGTCGAAGTGCGAATCCTCGCCGACGGGACGCTCACCGGATTTCGGATCATCGACTCGTCGGGCAGCCAGGAGTTTGATCAGGCCGTGCGGGAGGCGTTTGCCACTATGCAAATGCCGCCCCGGCCCAAAGGCTTGTCGGAGCTGCAACGGTTCCCGATTCGCGGCGTCGAGTAG
- a CDS encoding ExbD/TolR family protein, translating into MARNFRRQRTAHPIADLNVTNLIDLGFMLLIIFMIATPLMQQEQSIAVNLPAESKRAQEKPDKEQTFQAIAIDRRGNYFFGSTRVAFEELAPRLAELARRPKPPVIRIRADLTLQWQQVVRLMDEIKKHELTKITFDTQTAD; encoded by the coding sequence ATGGCGCGAAATTTCCGACGACAGCGCACGGCGCATCCGATCGCCGATCTCAACGTCACGAACCTGATCGACCTCGGGTTCATGCTGCTGATCATCTTCATGATTGCGACGCCGCTGATGCAGCAGGAGCAGTCGATCGCGGTGAACCTCCCGGCGGAGTCCAAGCGCGCGCAGGAGAAGCCGGACAAGGAGCAGACCTTTCAAGCGATCGCGATCGATCGGCGCGGCAACTATTTCTTCGGCTCGACGCGCGTGGCCTTTGAGGAACTCGCCCCGCGGCTGGCGGAGCTGGCGCGGCGGCCGAAGCCGCCGGTGATCCGGATTCGCGCGGACCTGACGCTGCAGTGGCAGCAGGTCGTGCGCTTGATGGACGAGATCAAGAAACACGAGTTGACCAAAATCACGTTCGATACCCAGACGGCGGATTGA
- a CDS encoding MotA/TolQ/ExbB proton channel family protein: MAAFPLFHPVLASANIIEIFERCGTVDKVIVLGLGLASLAAWTVMLGKHFELKRLRLLNYSFETHLRDQRTLLDLPESFRNKRVIPYADLFADAVESYWRAAAISKEQGQMSGRARLEHAENAIQRAIARQTLRYESSMIFLASIVSGAPFIGLLGTVWGVMEAFAAVATQQTAGIQQLAPGVSGAMLATIAGLVVAIPSVFGYNLLLGNTRAMVTELENYASSLADRIELESK; the protein is encoded by the coding sequence ATGGCCGCTTTTCCGCTGTTTCACCCCGTCCTGGCGTCGGCAAACATCATCGAGATTTTCGAGCGCTGTGGAACGGTCGACAAGGTCATCGTGCTCGGGCTGGGACTCGCGAGCCTGGCGGCGTGGACGGTCATGCTCGGAAAGCATTTTGAGCTGAAACGTTTGCGGCTCCTGAACTACAGCTTCGAGACGCACCTCCGCGACCAGCGCACGCTCCTCGACCTGCCGGAGTCGTTTCGAAACAAACGCGTGATCCCGTATGCCGACCTGTTCGCCGACGCGGTGGAGAGCTACTGGCGCGCGGCGGCGATCAGCAAGGAGCAGGGGCAGATGAGCGGGCGAGCGCGGCTCGAGCACGCGGAGAACGCGATCCAGCGCGCGATCGCCCGGCAGACGCTGCGCTACGAATCGAGCATGATCTTTCTCGCGTCGATCGTCTCGGGCGCGCCGTTCATCGGACTGCTCGGCACGGTGTGGGGCGTGATGGAGGCGTTCGCCGCCGTGGCGACGCAGCAGACCGCGGGCATCCAGCAGCTGGCGCCCGGCGTGTCCGGCGCGATGCTCGCGACGATCGCGGGTCTGGTGGTGGCGATTCCGTCGGTGTTCGGCTACAATCTGCTGCTCGGCAACACGCGCGCGATGGTCACCGAATTGGAAAACTACGCGAGCTCGCTCGCCGATCGGATCGAACTCGAATCGAAGTAA
- a CDS encoding PfkB family carbohydrate kinase translates to MEFKTRTLQELRDRRSTLSSKQAILGLDGFVDTIVTPVALRAGQGENFTPISTISEFGQRIAAAAGKSTNIEFYPRMDKLGGNGPIMANAVLAQGAQVTYLGALGTPTVHPVFADLAKRAHAVSLCAAASTTAAEFTDGKIMLGMMKSLDEITPQRIDEVMGAAAYRAALAASDLVALVNWTMIPNMSAIFDDLVSRVLPQLPVKPGRVFFFDLADPEKRSKSDLVYALGVIGKFEQFGRVTLGLNLKEAQQVFAALGFGTESESEAGLRAMADKIRRRLDLTTVVVHPKESAACATRDGTWWVPGPYAAKPLITTGAGDHFNAGFVSGQLMALSPEACLGLGVCTSGHYVRTAQSPTLGDLETFLANWK, encoded by the coding sequence ATGGAATTCAAAACCCGCACCCTGCAGGAGCTCCGCGACCGCCGCAGCACGCTCTCCTCCAAGCAAGCGATTCTCGGGCTCGACGGTTTCGTCGACACCATCGTGACCCCCGTCGCGCTGCGGGCCGGCCAAGGCGAGAACTTCACCCCCATCTCCACCATCTCCGAGTTCGGCCAACGCATCGCCGCCGCCGCCGGCAAGAGCACGAACATCGAGTTCTATCCGCGGATGGACAAGCTCGGCGGCAACGGCCCGATCATGGCCAACGCGGTCCTCGCGCAGGGCGCACAGGTCACCTACCTCGGCGCACTCGGCACGCCGACAGTGCACCCGGTGTTCGCCGACCTCGCCAAGCGCGCGCACGCCGTCTCGCTCTGCGCCGCCGCATCGACCACGGCCGCCGAGTTCACCGACGGCAAGATCATGCTCGGCATGATGAAGAGCCTCGACGAGATCACGCCGCAGCGCATCGACGAGGTGATGGGCGCCGCCGCCTACCGCGCCGCCCTCGCCGCCTCCGATCTCGTTGCGCTGGTGAACTGGACGATGATCCCGAACATGAGCGCGATCTTTGACGATCTCGTCTCGCGCGTGCTGCCGCAGCTGCCAGTCAAACCGGGCCGGGTGTTCTTCTTCGATCTCGCCGATCCGGAAAAGCGCTCCAAGTCGGATCTCGTCTACGCGCTCGGTGTCATCGGCAAATTTGAGCAGTTCGGCCGCGTCACCCTCGGGCTCAACCTCAAGGAGGCGCAGCAGGTGTTCGCGGCGCTCGGCTTCGGCACCGAGTCCGAGAGCGAGGCCGGATTGCGCGCGATGGCGGACAAGATTCGCCGGCGGCTCGATCTCACCACGGTCGTGGTTCACCCCAAGGAATCCGCCGCCTGCGCCACGCGCGACGGCACCTGGTGGGTGCCCGGTCCGTACGCGGCCAAACCGCTCATCACCACCGGCGCCGGTGATCACTTCAACGCCGGCTTCGTCTCGGGCCAGCTCATGGCCCTCTCGCCCGAGGCCTGTCTCGGGCTGGGCGTCTGCACCAGCGGCCATTACGTCCGTACTGCGCAAAGCCCGACGCTGGGCGACCTCGAAACATTTCTCGCGAACTGGAAATAA
- the tmk gene encoding dTMP kinase — MPPLKSKPTGKLISFEGSEGSGKSTQMSMLAARLQKDGRDVVTTREPGGTEIGEQVRNIIVHNSRGDEMCAETELLLFAAARAQLVREVIAPAMQKGSIVLSDRYLDSSTVYQGIGRNLAADPVAQINRFAVGNVMPDLTIVIDVPAEVGLARIRQRASDLPDRMERENIDFYKKVRDGYLVLAKGMADRFVVIDGTQTQDVVSKKIFAAVKERLG, encoded by the coding sequence ATGCCCCCGCTGAAATCCAAACCCACCGGCAAGCTCATTTCATTCGAAGGCTCCGAAGGCAGCGGCAAGTCGACGCAGATGTCGATGCTCGCCGCGCGGCTGCAGAAAGACGGGCGCGACGTCGTCACGACGCGCGAACCCGGCGGCACGGAAATCGGTGAGCAGGTCCGCAACATCATCGTCCACAACTCCCGCGGCGACGAGATGTGCGCCGAGACCGAGTTGCTCCTTTTCGCCGCCGCGCGCGCGCAACTCGTCCGCGAGGTCATCGCCCCCGCGATGCAGAAGGGTTCGATCGTGCTGAGCGATCGGTATCTCGATTCTTCGACCGTCTACCAAGGCATCGGCCGCAATCTCGCCGCCGATCCCGTCGCGCAGATCAATCGTTTCGCCGTCGGCAACGTCATGCCCGACCTGACGATCGTCATCGACGTACCGGCGGAGGTGGGCCTCGCGCGGATTCGCCAGCGCGCCTCGGACCTGCCCGACCGGATGGAGCGCGAGAACATCGATTTCTACAAAAAGGTGCGCGACGGCTATCTCGTCCTCGCGAAAGGCATGGCGGACCGTTTCGTCGTGATCGACGGCACGCAGACGCAGGACGTGGTGTCGAAAAAAATCTTCGCCGCCGTCAAAGAGCGGCTGGGGTGA
- a CDS encoding DNA polymerase III subunit gamma/tau: protein MPHSPWPPTLLGTPTVAVIERAIERQRLSHSLLLHGDDFDTLLRVAHAITDRLLTPDPTGSAHHFPPEQHPDCHALRPAGKMRQISAEATRNLISQVQVSATVSKRKVAIIHEADRMNVPAANVFLKTLEEPPANTTLLLLTTRPYALLPTIRSRVLHFRFPSATTALAADGWTPWLDDYRAWLSRLVEGTTHKSTVADHLFTVYGLVARFSAVLDAATEVVWKQEKEKLPAELDDDEQVAIETGIANGLRARLFTEIEQATRTFALPRLEAATAEPTRRALVAAVAQLEHDVGLLRLNLNEATALEHFLLSSLRIWSRR, encoded by the coding sequence ATGCCCCATTCCCCCTGGCCGCCGACGCTCTTAGGCACGCCCACCGTGGCGGTGATCGAGCGCGCGATCGAGCGCCAGCGGCTGTCGCACAGCCTGCTGCTGCACGGCGACGACTTCGACACGCTGCTGCGCGTCGCGCACGCGATCACGGACCGGTTGCTCACGCCGGACCCGACCGGAAGCGCGCACCATTTCCCGCCGGAGCAGCATCCCGACTGCCACGCGCTGCGGCCCGCCGGCAAGATGCGGCAGATTTCCGCCGAAGCCACGCGCAACCTCATCAGCCAGGTGCAGGTCTCCGCCACGGTGTCCAAGCGCAAGGTCGCGATCATCCATGAAGCCGATCGGATGAACGTCCCCGCGGCCAACGTCTTTCTCAAAACGCTCGAAGAGCCGCCGGCCAACACGACGCTGCTCCTGTTGACAACCCGGCCGTACGCGCTGCTGCCGACGATCCGCAGCCGCGTGCTGCATTTTCGTTTTCCCAGCGCCACGACCGCGCTCGCCGCCGACGGATGGACGCCCTGGCTCGACGACTACCGCGCGTGGCTGAGCCGGCTCGTCGAGGGCACCACGCACAAGTCCACGGTCGCCGATCATCTTTTCACCGTCTACGGCCTCGTCGCGCGGTTCAGTGCGGTGCTGGACGCCGCCACCGAGGTCGTCTGGAAACAGGAGAAGGAAAAACTTCCGGCCGAACTGGACGACGACGAGCAGGTCGCGATCGAGACGGGCATCGCGAACGGGCTGCGCGCGCGGTTGTTCACGGAAATCGAGCAAGCCACGCGCACCTTCGCGCTGCCGCGACTCGAAGCGGCCACGGCGGAGCCGACGCGCCGCGCGTTGGTCGCGGCGGTCGCCCAACTGGAGCACGACGTCGGTCTGCTGCGCCTCAATCTGAACGAAGCCACCGCACTTGAGCACTTCCTGCTCTCCTCGCTCCGGATCTGGTCCAGGCGGTGA
- a CDS encoding glycoside hydrolase family 15 protein, which produces MNLECYGFIGDLHTCALVGVNGSVDWLCLPRADSQAVFAALLGDENNGCWRIAPREPAIRSGQSYQPDTLVLETEFETSSGVVRVIDCMPPGRSRRDLVRVVQGVRGSVPMALRLVIRMDYGRTIPWVRHADGGGMMAVAGPDAVVLRTNVPTHGEQLSTVAEFVVHEGDKVPFVLSWFPSHTPQPDPIDPLRALERTQLFWREWVSRCTYRGEWRDAVVRSLITLKGLTYAPTGGILAAATTSLPEQIGGVRNWDYRYCWLRDATFTLYSFMEAGYTEEAAAWGDWLLRAVAGDPAQLQIMFGAAGERTLTELELPHLAGFEGSRPVRIGNAASAQFQLDIYGEVLDAMHLARKVGLRLGPHSWSLQRHLVDFVVKNWREPDEGIWEIRGPRRHFTHSKVMAWVALDRAVKAIEQFDLPGDLEGWSRAREEIHTDVCEHGYNKQRQAFTQYYGADLLDASLLMMPLVGFLPARDPRVVGTVEAIQRELVQDGLVYRYHPLRSGNVDGLPPGEGAFLPCSFWLVDCLKLIGREREAHELFERLLGLRNGLGLLAEEYDPGHRRLVGNFPQAFSHIGLINSAQNLSRGAVGPAAGRSSESEH; this is translated from the coding sequence ATGAATCTCGAGTGCTACGGATTCATCGGCGACCTGCACACCTGCGCGCTCGTCGGGGTCAACGGTTCCGTCGACTGGCTGTGCCTGCCGCGCGCCGACTCGCAGGCAGTGTTTGCAGCGTTGCTGGGGGACGAGAACAACGGCTGCTGGCGGATCGCGCCGCGCGAGCCCGCGATCCGCTCGGGACAGAGTTATCAGCCTGACACGCTCGTGCTCGAAACCGAATTCGAGACTTCCTCGGGGGTGGTGCGCGTGATCGACTGCATGCCGCCCGGCCGCTCGCGACGCGACCTCGTGCGCGTGGTGCAGGGCGTTCGGGGCTCGGTGCCGATGGCGCTGCGGCTGGTGATCCGGATGGATTACGGCCGCACGATTCCCTGGGTGCGACATGCCGACGGCGGCGGGATGATGGCGGTGGCCGGACCGGACGCGGTGGTGTTGCGCACGAATGTGCCGACGCACGGCGAGCAGTTGTCCACGGTGGCAGAGTTCGTGGTGCACGAAGGCGACAAAGTGCCATTCGTGCTGAGCTGGTTTCCCTCGCACACGCCGCAGCCGGATCCGATCGATCCGCTGCGCGCGCTCGAGCGCACGCAACTGTTCTGGCGCGAGTGGGTGTCGCGCTGCACGTATCGCGGCGAATGGCGCGACGCGGTGGTCCGGTCGTTGATCACGTTGAAAGGACTGACCTACGCGCCGACGGGCGGGATCCTCGCCGCGGCGACCACTTCGCTGCCGGAGCAGATCGGCGGCGTGCGCAACTGGGACTACCGCTACTGCTGGCTGCGCGACGCGACGTTCACGCTGTATTCGTTCATGGAGGCGGGCTACACCGAGGAGGCGGCGGCGTGGGGCGACTGGCTGCTGCGCGCGGTGGCGGGCGATCCCGCGCAGCTCCAGATCATGTTTGGCGCGGCGGGCGAGCGCACGCTGACGGAGCTGGAGCTCCCACATCTTGCCGGCTTCGAAGGTTCGCGGCCGGTGCGGATCGGCAACGCCGCGTCCGCGCAGTTCCAGTTGGACATCTACGGGGAGGTGCTGGATGCGATGCACCTCGCGCGCAAAGTCGGGCTGAGGCTGGGCCCGCACTCGTGGAGCCTGCAGCGGCACCTCGTGGATTTCGTGGTTAAAAACTGGCGCGAACCCGACGAGGGCATTTGGGAAATCCGCGGGCCGCGGCGGCATTTCACCCATTCGAAGGTGATGGCGTGGGTGGCCCTCGACCGCGCGGTGAAGGCGATCGAGCAGTTCGACCTGCCGGGCGACCTTGAAGGCTGGAGCCGGGCGCGGGAGGAGATCCACACCGACGTCTGCGAACACGGATACAACAAGCAGCGGCAGGCGTTCACGCAGTACTACGGCGCCGATTTGCTGGATGCGAGTTTGCTGATGATGCCGCTGGTCGGGTTCCTGCCGGCGCGTGATCCGCGCGTCGTCGGAACGGTCGAGGCCATCCAGCGCGAGCTCGTGCAGGACGGGCTGGTCTATCGCTATCATCCGCTGCGCTCGGGGAACGTCGACGGATTACCGCCAGGCGAGGGGGCGTTTTTGCCGTGTTCATTCTGGCTGGTGGATTGCCTGAAGCTGATCGGTCGGGAGCGGGAGGCCCACGAGCTGTTTGAGCGGCTGCTGGGCCTGCGCAACGGGCTCGGGCTGCTCGCGGAGGAATACGATCCGGGGCATCGCCGGCTGGTCGGCAATTTTCCGCAGGCATTCTCGCACATCGGGCTGATCAACTCGGCGCAGAATCTCTCGCGGGGGGCGGTGGGGCCCGCGGCGGGCCGTAGTTCCGAGTCGGAACATTGA
- a CDS encoding choice-of-anchor K domain-containing protein, with translation MKSLVRSLLLLPTTALVCLTAAHAQLTLTGSSHGVFTGPTGLFNSITNGPVESSFTTGWPFPTKITFTGDTFAAVGNGDTFDLGQVKIKNGITLFGTAAADAQMDLYLDVPGHAVSDFKLTTLLFAITNTPNIPNWQPDLYYIGYTAPALLNIDGTYVTFDIGFTDPDFNVPPGEPVSEKHKDKVGLYATVAFSDPVITPVPEASTYAVFAALGLLGFVAIRRSRTRPLAA, from the coding sequence ATGAAATCGCTCGTTCGTTCGCTGCTCCTCCTGCCGACGACAGCGCTGGTATGCCTCACTGCGGCCCACGCCCAGCTGACGCTCACTGGCTCGTCGCACGGAGTGTTTACGGGGCCCACCGGCCTCTTTAACTCGATAACCAACGGGCCGGTCGAGTCCTCGTTCACGACTGGCTGGCCCTTCCCAACCAAGATCACGTTCACCGGCGACACCTTCGCTGCCGTGGGCAATGGCGACACCTTCGATCTCGGTCAGGTGAAGATCAAGAATGGCATCACGCTCTTCGGCACTGCGGCGGCCGACGCCCAGATGGATCTCTATCTGGACGTTCCCGGTCATGCCGTGAGCGACTTCAAGCTGACGACCTTGCTGTTCGCGATCACCAACACGCCGAACATCCCGAACTGGCAGCCGGACCTCTACTACATCGGTTACACGGCCCCGGCGCTGCTGAACATCGACGGCACCTACGTCACGTTCGACATCGGATTCACCGATCCGGACTTCAACGTGCCGCCCGGTGAACCCGTGAGCGAAAAGCACAAGGATAAGGTCGGCCTGTATGCGACCGTCGCGTTCTCCGATCCGGTTATTACGCCGGTTCCTGAAGCCTCCACCTACGCCGTTTTCGCGGCGCTGGGCCTGCTCGGCTTCGTCGCGATTCGCCGTTCCCGCACGCGTCCGCTCGCCGCCTGA
- a CDS encoding sugar ABC transporter substrate-binding protein — protein sequence MSLRLAAVFAACCWVPLTGYAGPRVGVLLKDRLPGFWVYAEQGAVETGEQLGAEVIVKAPPSVLDVGFQPRLLAALATQNLDALVVAPTNPDAVEAMVRELAGKGVKIVTLDTPFKDGVADVFVGADQAVIAAAAAQVFLELAKDGDEVALLRNNSLDRPVLLREQALRQAVQSRSGLVLHADVFASSEKNQEDQQAQLLLTQHPKIKAVFASATRGTLSTIRAIRQSGLVGKVKVVGFGTYLPDEAAQAFEDGILHGWVAQEPKDLGVQGVRAAVALAKGESVPAVVRPAFVLVTSDNFRSPEVQALRKP from the coding sequence ATGTCACTGCGCTTGGCCGCGGTTTTCGCGGCGTGTTGTTGGGTGCCGCTGACCGGCTACGCTGGTCCACGCGTGGGAGTGTTGTTGAAGGATCGTTTGCCCGGATTCTGGGTGTACGCGGAGCAGGGCGCGGTCGAGACCGGCGAGCAATTGGGCGCCGAGGTGATCGTCAAGGCCCCGCCCTCGGTGCTCGATGTGGGTTTCCAGCCGCGGTTGCTGGCCGCGCTGGCGACGCAAAATCTCGACGCGCTTGTGGTGGCGCCGACGAATCCCGACGCGGTCGAAGCGATGGTACGCGAACTGGCGGGCAAAGGCGTGAAGATCGTCACGCTCGACACGCCGTTCAAGGACGGGGTGGCGGATGTTTTCGTGGGAGCGGACCAGGCGGTGATTGCGGCCGCCGCGGCGCAGGTGTTTCTCGAGCTGGCGAAGGATGGCGACGAAGTCGCGTTGCTGCGCAACAACAGTCTCGACCGGCCGGTGTTATTGCGCGAACAAGCGCTCCGGCAGGCGGTGCAAAGTCGGAGCGGACTCGTGCTGCACGCGGATGTTTTTGCCAGCAGCGAGAAGAATCAGGAGGATCAGCAGGCGCAGCTGCTGCTCACTCAGCATCCGAAAATCAAGGCGGTCTTCGCGTCCGCGACCCGCGGTACCCTCTCGACGATCCGTGCGATTCGGCAGAGCGGGCTCGTCGGCAAGGTGAAGGTGGTGGGCTTCGGCACGTATCTGCCCGACGAAGCCGCGCAGGCGTTCGAGGACGGGATTCTGCATGGCTGGGTCGCGCAAGAGCCGAAGGATCTTGGCGTGCAGGGCGTACGCGCCGCCGTGGCGCTGGCGAAGGGCGAGTCGGTGCCGGCGGTGGTACGGCCGGCGTTCGTGCTCGTGACGAGCGACAACTTCCGTTCGCCGGAGGTGCAGGCGCTGCGGAAACCGTAG
- a CDS encoding glycoside hydrolase family 28 protein codes for MKTPWKRQYVRLALGLLMAGLATGSRPFDLRAAEVDVTAVEHVRPALPVIPERTFRLTDFGAVGDGTTLNTEAFARAIAAVAKAGGGKLVVPAGTFRTGPFALCSSLELHLEAGALIQAPATFADWGLPEPTTFSSQAEVNAAVKPVPPLIHGRKLHDVAITGSGQIDGNGALWWAWSERAARAQRGRLVYKRTHMIIIDGCERLRVADVTLSNSAMFHLVPRRITDLTIERVKVRAPEEAPNTDAIDPGSVTNAWIHHCDIDTGDDNIVIKSGGTNILIEDCVIKHGHGISIGSETTEGVRNMLVRRCSFDGTDNGIRIKSMRGAGGVVENIRYTGITMKDVENAIVLDLTYTDNNRPNFRGDPTKIPVIRDILIDHVTVTGSLKAGKIVGLPDSPISGVTLRDVTIQAEKDLVVKDAGAPVFERVTRQIEPGVAPRKPAYVH; via the coding sequence ATGAAAACCCCCTGGAAGCGGCAGTACGTGCGCCTCGCCCTGGGCCTGCTGATGGCCGGACTGGCGACTGGCAGCAGGCCGTTCGACCTGCGCGCGGCCGAAGTCGACGTGACGGCGGTCGAGCACGTGCGGCCGGCGCTGCCGGTGATTCCGGAGCGAACGTTCCGGCTCACGGACTTCGGGGCGGTGGGTGACGGCACGACGCTGAACACAGAAGCGTTTGCGCGTGCGATCGCCGCGGTGGCCAAAGCCGGCGGCGGCAAACTCGTGGTTCCCGCGGGAACGTTCCGGACCGGTCCGTTCGCATTGTGCTCGAGTCTTGAACTGCATCTCGAGGCGGGTGCGCTGATCCAAGCCCCGGCGACGTTCGCCGACTGGGGGCTGCCCGAGCCGACGACGTTCAGCTCGCAGGCCGAAGTGAACGCGGCGGTGAAGCCGGTGCCTCCATTGATTCACGGTCGCAAGCTGCACGATGTTGCCATCACGGGCTCCGGCCAGATCGACGGCAATGGCGCGCTGTGGTGGGCGTGGTCGGAACGCGCCGCACGCGCTCAGCGCGGACGGCTGGTCTACAAGCGCACGCACATGATCATCATCGACGGTTGTGAACGACTGCGGGTCGCGGATGTCACGCTGTCGAACTCAGCCATGTTTCATCTCGTGCCGCGGCGGATCACCGACCTGACGATCGAGCGGGTGAAAGTCCGCGCGCCCGAGGAGGCACCGAACACGGACGCCATCGATCCGGGTTCGGTTACCAACGCTTGGATTCATCACTGCGACATCGACACGGGCGATGACAACATCGTGATCAAGTCCGGCGGCACGAATATCCTGATCGAGGATTGTGTCATCAAGCATGGCCACGGCATCTCCATCGGTTCCGAGACGACGGAGGGCGTTCGGAACATGCTCGTCCGGCGATGCAGCTTCGACGGCACGGACAACGGCATCCGGATCAAATCCATGCGCGGCGCCGGCGGCGTGGTGGAAAACATCCGCTACACCGGCATCACCATGAAGGACGTCGAGAACGCGATCGTGCTCGATCTGACCTACACGGATAACAACCGGCCGAATTTCCGCGGCGATCCGACGAAAATCCCCGTGATCCGCGACATCCTCATCGATCACGTGACGGTCACCGGCTCGCTGAAGGCGGGAAAGATCGTGGGCCTGCCGGATAGCCCGATCTCGGGGGTGACGTTGCGCGACGTAACGATCCAGGCAGAGAAGGATCTAGTGGTCAAAGATGCGGGCGCGCCGGTATTCGAACGCGTGACCCGGCAGATCGAGCCGGGTGTTGCCCCTAGAAAGCCGGCGTACGTTCACTAG